The Blastocatellia bacterium DNA window AATCCCCGAGGGCGTCACAGGATACGATTCACCGGACCGTTTTTGCGTGCCTGGCAGCGCTAACTGCAGTGGTCCTTTTGATGGGAAGCGGCTGCAATCGGGTACCCAAAGACGCGAAGCTGCACATCGCCGTCGTGACAAAGGCCCTCGACAGCGAGTGGTGGATGTCGGTCAAAGACGGTGCAGAAGCTGCCGCCCGCGACCACCCTTTCGTCGAAATCTCCGTTCTGGCGCCAGAACGCGAAATCAACATTGATCAGCAGGTGGCCCTCATCGAAGACCAGATTTTGAAGAGGGTCTCGGCTCTCGTCGTGGCACCGGCGGGAGCCTCGGAGGTCATCCCCGTCCTCAACAAAGCTAAGGCAGCGGGAATCCCCGTCGTGCTCATGGACACGGAAGCTCCCTGGCCCGATCGCGTGAGCTTCGTCGGCCTCGATAATCGCCTGGGGGGACGACTCGTCGGCCAGTACATCGTGCAAGCGCTCAAGGGCAGGGGGAAAGTCGCTGTCATTCGGGGCATTCTGGGCATTTCAACCCATGAGGATCGGATTGCTGGATTCCGGGAGACGGTCGGTCAGGCTCCGGACATCGAACTGGTAGCCGTACAACCGGCAAACAGTGAACGGGCCCTGGGGATGACAGTCATGGAGAACCTCCTGACCGCTTATCCCGATCTGAAGGCCGCTTTCGCCACCAACGATCAGATGGCGCTCGGCGCGATGGAAGCACTTGCCGCCCGCGGCCTCCTGGGAAAAATTGTACTCGTGGGATTTGACGCTACGACTGAAGCCGTGCGCGCCGTCCGGGCTGGCCAGCTTCACGCGACGGTTGCCGGTCACGGCTTTGAAATGGGACGACAGGCAGTCATTGCTGCTGTGAAAGTTTTGCGCGGGGAACCGGTACCCAAGCGTATTGACATCCGCCCGACGCTGGTAACGCGAGATAACGCCGAGGAATTTCTGATGCGACAGGAAACAAGGTAGTGGTAACATCCCTGTCGGCAAAGGCACAGGCGGGAAGGCTGGAGCCACCGGGAAGCTTTGAAGGCGCGAGCGTCCGCCCGAAAACAGCCGAAAAATGAGAATCGCCAACGGATGAAAAGTCCTGTCGCGGCCTATTTTCGGAGGAGCCATCATGCGCATCGCACTTAACGGAGCAACAACCATGAGAGCCGATCTGGCGACGGACATCCAGGTGGCCCACGAGGCCGGATTCGATTTGATCGAAATCTGGGCCGGCAAACTCTGGGATTACCTCGCCAGCCACTCCTTAAGTGAGCTGAAGCAACTTTTCTCGGAGCACGGCGTCGCGGCCTATAGCATCAACTCGCTCGAAAACATTACCTTTCGCTCGGTGGACGACGAGGGTGATCTCCTTGACCGCTTCAGGCAGCTCTGTCGCATCGCTCACGAGCTGGAGTGTCCCTATATCGTCGCCGTCCCCAGCCCCCGTCCTTCCGACGTGACCGACGAGACGATCACCGAGGAGTCCGCTCGTGTTCTCGCTCGCCTCGACGAGTGCGCAGCTCCATACGGGGTGCAAGTTGCATTTGAGTTCCTTGGCTTCGCTGGCTGTAGCGTCCGAACGCTCGCCCACAGTTGGGAGATCGTTAAACGGGTGAATCGTCCCACAGTGGGCCTGGTCATTGACACCTTTCACTTTTATGTCGGTGGTTCCTCGCTCGCATCGCTCCAAATGCTCACCCCCGACCGGATCTTTATCGTTCACATCAATGATGCCGAGGACCGACCTCGTGCGGAACTTGAGGACCAGCATCGGCTCCTCCCGGGCCGAGGCATTCTCCCACTGAGAGAGATCATTGCAGGACTTCGTTCTATCGGCTACGATGGCGTGATTAGCGTGGAGATCTTTCGTCCCGAATATTGGGCCTGGGATCCCATCCGCCTGGCAACCGAGGCGCGTTTGGCTGCAGAGAGCATTCTCTTACCAGGGCAATAGCCGAACGGCTGCGGCTCTCAGTTCAGCGAGGGAAGCCGATTCCATTTGGCTCACGAACTTTCCGCTTCTCAGCATCGGGTAGATCAGCCAGGAGTTCGACGATGGCCGCATTGGTCCAGCCGAATCCGATTTCGTTGGAGCTGTAGCCGAGTTGGAGTCGAGCAGCCACGTCGGACCCGCGCCCCCTGAGAGGCGTCGCGATCCCTACCCACAATGGATAAACGTTGTGACGAGGGATAGAAACATCTCTCGCCTGTGACGAAGTCGCAATCACAGTAGAGACTGACGCGCCAACCCCACATCAACTTGCTCACTCGGCGGCCACGGACACGCGCGCAGTCCTTCCAGACCTGAGCCTCCTCGTTGCATCCCATCTCTTATAGGATGCTCCCGGCATCTTTGCCCTTTCACGCAGAGCAGCGAGTTCAAGCAAATGGGCTTATAGAGAAGGGTCCTCGCATCGAAGGGTCCGAAGCGACCCGAAGGGTCGAATCCTGATTCACTCGTCGAAGAACCGCATCGTCGAGCATAGAAGAGCCGGGTGCCGAGCTGTCACCCTCGGCCCCTCTCTGACTGTGAGAGGGGATTTTTCAGCTCTGTGTTATCGGATCGTCACAGTAGTAGATTGCCCGGGATCAGGAAACTTCACCCAGGCGGTCCTCGTCACCGGATCATAAGTCCAACCCTCGGACTCCTGCTGCAATTCTCCGTGAGATTTCCTCTGCGAGAGAGATCGGCCTGCGAGAGCAACGTGCGTCGGCTCTCGGTCCAATCCATGAAGTTCCAGCAGGTAGGATCGAGAGGGAGGGACGTATGTCCCCAGGCGCTCACCAATCTCTACGACGATTTCTTGCGCCGTATGCCGGGCACGGAAGGTG harbors:
- a CDS encoding sugar phosphate isomerase/epimerase, encoding MRIALNGATTMRADLATDIQVAHEAGFDLIEIWAGKLWDYLASHSLSELKQLFSEHGVAAYSINSLENITFRSVDDEGDLLDRFRQLCRIAHELECPYIVAVPSPRPSDVTDETITEESARVLARLDECAAPYGVQVAFEFLGFAGCSVRTLAHSWEIVKRVNRPTVGLVIDTFHFYVGGSSLASLQMLTPDRIFIVHINDAEDRPRAELEDQHRLLPGRGILPLREIIAGLRSIGYDGVISVEIFRPEYWAWDPIRLATEARLAAESILLPGQ
- a CDS encoding sugar ABC transporter substrate-binding protein; translation: MNRESPRASQDTIHRTVFACLAALTAVVLLMGSGCNRVPKDAKLHIAVVTKALDSEWWMSVKDGAEAAARDHPFVEISVLAPEREINIDQQVALIEDQILKRVSALVVAPAGASEVIPVLNKAKAAGIPVVLMDTEAPWPDRVSFVGLDNRLGGRLVGQYIVQALKGRGKVAVIRGILGISTHEDRIAGFRETVGQAPDIELVAVQPANSERALGMTVMENLLTAYPDLKAAFATNDQMALGAMEALAARGLLGKIVLVGFDATTEAVRAVRAGQLHATVAGHGFEMGRQAVIAAVKVLRGEPVPKRIDIRPTLVTRDNAEEFLMRQETR